In Oryza sativa Japonica Group chromosome 3, ASM3414082v1, one DNA window encodes the following:
- the LOC4333381 gene encoding isoaspartyl peptidase/L-asparaginase 1, which translates to MGWAVALHGGAGDIPRSLPPDRREPRLATLRRCLDLATAALRSGRAALDVVELVVRELENCPHYNAGVGSVLTADGTVEMEAAVMDGNTLRCGAVSGLSTVVNAVSLARLVMEKTPHIYLAFDGAEAFAREQGVETKDPSHFITEANKERLRQAKEANRVQVDYTQPIPKDDNSRVGTVGCVAIDSAGNLATATSTGGLVNKMAGRIGDTPVIGAGTYANALCAVSATGVGEAIIRHTVARDVAALLEHAPPAGLSLGDAAARVVAGVPPGKVGLVAVSAAGEVAMAYNTTGMFRACATEGGRHEVAIWPDDADGAN; encoded by the exons ATGGGGTGGGCGGTCGCgctgcacggcggcgccggggacaTCCCGCGCTCGCTGCCGCCCGACCGCAGGGAGCCCCGCCTCGCCACGCTCCGCCGCTGCCTcgacctcgccaccgccgcgctccgTTCCGGCCGCGCTGCCCTCGACGTCGTCGAGCTCGTC GTGAGGGAGCTGGAGAACTGCCCGCACTACAACGCCGGCGTGGGCTCCGTGCTCACCGCCGACGGCACCGTCGAGATGGAGGCCGCCGTCATGGACGGCAACACCTTGCGCTGCGGCGCCGTCTCCGGACTCTCCACCGTCGTCAACGCCGTCTCCCTCGCCAGGCTCGTCATGGAGAAGACGCCGCACATCTACCTCGCCTTCGATGGCGCCGAGGCCTTCGCCAGGGAGCAG GGAGTGGAGACTAAAGATCCAAGCCACTTTATTACGGAGGCAAACAAAGAGAGGCTCAGACAAGCAAAAGAAGCCAACAGGGTGCAG GTGGATTACACCCAACCAATTCCCAAGGACGACAACAGCCGGGTCGGCACGGTGGGCTGCGTGGCCATCGACTCCGCCGGCAACCTCGCGACGGCGACGTCCACCGGCGGGCTGGTGAACAAGATGGCCGGCAGGATCGGCGACACGCCGGTGATCGGCGCCGGGACGTACGCCAACGCGCTGTGCGCCGTGTCGGCCACGGGCGTGGGCGAGGCCATCATCCGGCACACGGTGGCGCGCGACGTCGCGGCCCTGCTGGAGCACGCCCCGCCGGCCGGCCTCTCCCTGggggacgccgccgcgcgcgtcgtGGCCGGCGTGCCGCCGGGCAAGGTCGGGCTGGTGGCCGtgtcggccgccggcgaggtggccaTGGCGTACAACACCACCGGCATGTTCAGGGCGTGCGCCACGGAGGGCGGCCGCCACGAGGTGGCCATCTGGCCTGACGACGCTGATGGTGCTAATTGA
- the LOC4333380 gene encoding uncharacterized protein produces MAMSAAAASASASSFPNWVMLERFVFRRDDDTRATVLRASGSGSHGTPFTIAFRIADPPAISRLYVRWPQGPDPEEMVACPLVATHRNLVLVCFCYIVESPSGPACPQDYFIFTASGSGDGDVDHHPVPSPLLKALPPCTYHDEGDGNDLSMRYPLEFRSVGILCRGEEFAVAELQVLRTASGRVKARLCVLRSAISSSKDEDEAEDGDHGGGGRRPWDIMELPIVYDGDEERCDIFYWTTDAVIAFQDHLCWVDYDRGMLLCDVLRTSPRVAFLRFPLDSSIIPTGRRSRRNFSQVYRGVSVTTAATGGAALKFADVSRHDGKLLGSLEQGRGGYTITCHTLRSTLGAAAIDDEWSWSKDFAIASDEILRSFEGAPELEPREVLLFPTVSMDTPSVMHFLTCDYDRMIRKMSVVTIDIASKIVLSVVPYVNGEEDLSGEDADMVRAKSGYPQSFLPSEFSKYFNSI; encoded by the coding sequence ATGGCgatgtccgccgccgccgcctccgcctctgcctcctccttccccaaCTGGGTGATGCTGGAGCGATTCGTCTTCCGCAGGGACGACGACACCAGGGCTACAGTACTGAGGGCATCCGGTTCCGGATCCCACGGGACCCCCTTCACCATCGCCTTCCGCATCGCCGACCCTCCGGCGATCTCCCGCCTGTACGTGCGGTGGCCGCAGGGCCCGGacccggaggagatggtggcgtgCCCCCTCGTCGCCACCCACCGCAACCTCGTCCTCGTCTGCTTCTGCTACATCGTCGAGTCCCCCTCCGGCCCGGCTTGCCCGCAGGACTACTTCATCTTCACCGCGtccggctccggcgacggcgacgtcgaccaCCACCCAGTTCCCTCGCCGCTACTCAAGGCCCTCCCCCCATGTACCTACCATGATGAGGGCGACGGCAACGACCTATCCATGCGGTATCCGTTGGAGTTCCGGTCCGTCGGCATCCTGTGCCGAGGCGAAgagttcgccgtcgccgagctgcAGGTCCTCAGAACCGCCAGTGGCAGAGTCAAAGCCAGGCTGTGCGTGCTCCGCTCGGCCATATCCTCCTCCAAAGACGAAGATGAAGCAGAAGATGGAGAtcatggaggcggcggccggcggccgtggGATATCATGGAGCTGCCGATCGTgtacgacggcgacgaggagcgctGCGACATCTTCTACTGGACCACCGACGCCGTGATCGCCTTCCAAGACCACCTCTGCTGGGTGGACTACGACCGAGGCATGCTCCTCTGCGACGTGCTGCGGACAAGCCCTAGAGTCGCCTTCCTCCGGTTTCCTCTGGACAGCTCGATCATCCCTACCGGCAGACGATCTCGCCGCAATTTCTCCCAGGTGTACCGCGGCGTGtccgtcaccaccgccgccaccggcggcgccgccctcaaGTTCGCCGACGTCAGCCGGCACGACGGCAAGCTCCTGGGCTCCCTAGAACAAGGACGAGGAGGCTACACCATCACCTGCCACACTCTGAGGTCGACGTTAGGggcggccgccattgatgacgagTGGAGCTGGAGCAAAGACTTCGCGATCGCGTCCGACGAGATTCTTCGGTCCTTCGAGGGCGCCCCCGAGCTCGAGCCTCGTGAGGTTCTCCTGTTCCCTACCGTGAGCATGGACACGCCGAGCGTCATGCACTTCCTCACCTGCGACTACGACCGCATGATCAGGAAGATGTCGGTGGTGACCATTGACATAGCCAGCAAGATAGTGTTGTCGGTTGTTCCATATGTTAACGGGGAGGAGGACCTTTCCGGTGAGGATGCCGACATGGTCAGGGCGAAGTCGGGCTATCCCCAGTCCTTCCTCCCCTCAGAGTTTTCCAAGTACTTCAATTCaatctaa